The Chitinophagales bacterium genome has a segment encoding these proteins:
- a CDS encoding DUF3368 domain-containing protein: protein MHEVIISDASILIVFHKIDELDLLLKVYEKLIVTPEVVEEFGEQLPNWITVQSVKDRKYFNLLKTQVDAGEASAIALATEFDEVLLLLDDLKARKLAIQLNLKITGTLGIIHKAKQMKIIDEVKPIINKLLQTNFRISNNIIEEILKINDEL, encoded by the coding sequence ATGCATGAGGTAATTATATCAGATGCAAGCATTCTAATTGTTTTTCATAAGATAGATGAGTTAGATTTACTATTAAAAGTGTATGAGAAATTAATTGTAACACCTGAAGTTGTAGAAGAATTTGGAGAACAATTACCAAACTGGATAACTGTACAATCTGTAAAGGATAGAAAGTACTTTAATTTATTAAAGACACAAGTTGATGCTGGTGAAGCGAGTGCTATTGCTTTAGCAACAGAATTTGATGAAGTGTTATTATTGTTAGACGATTTAAAAGCACGCAAATTAGCAATTCAATTAAATCTAAAAATAACAGGAACTTTAGGTATTATTCACAAGGCAAAACAAATGAAAATTATTGATGAGGTTAAACCAATAATTAATAAACTACTTCAAACAAATTTTAGAATTTCAAATAATATTATAGAAGAGATATTGAAAATAAACGATGAACTCTAA
- a CDS encoding PA0069 family radical SAM protein gives MSNQYIKGRGAQINQTHRFAKNTYEYDTIDNDEKEDKKIKTKFIEVFPKTIVNEVKSKDVPLEYSMNPYAGCEHGCSYCYARNTHPFWGYNAGIDFESIILVKKNAAQLLEQKLNSKSWRATSIMLSGNTDCYQPIERKLGITRQMLEVLLKYKNPVGIITKNELILRDIDLLSELAQLSLVHTVISITTTDEVLRRKLEPRTSTYKNRLYAVEQLAKNNIPVMVNIAPIIPGLNDVDILKIAKDVANAGALNINHNILRLPEEVEPVFYDWLQKNCPDRVDKVWNKVKAVHGGQIADTKSGRRMRGEGIFADSIKQQMLIAKKQYFTNRTIPKLRTDLFLNDFNRQQSLF, from the coding sequence ATGTCCAACCAATACATCAAAGGTAGAGGAGCTCAAATTAACCAAACACATAGGTTTGCTAAAAACACCTATGAATACGATACTATTGATAATGATGAAAAGGAAGACAAAAAAATTAAAACCAAATTCATAGAAGTATTTCCAAAAACAATTGTCAACGAAGTAAAAAGTAAAGATGTTCCACTAGAATACTCTATGAATCCATATGCAGGTTGCGAACATGGTTGCAGTTATTGTTACGCAAGAAACACGCATCCATTTTGGGGTTACAATGCAGGCATTGATTTTGAAAGTATCATACTTGTTAAGAAAAATGCAGCTCAATTATTAGAACAAAAACTCAATAGTAAATCATGGCGAGCAACTTCCATCATGCTATCTGGAAATACCGATTGCTATCAACCTATAGAAAGAAAATTAGGCATTACTAGACAAATGCTTGAAGTACTTTTAAAGTATAAAAATCCAGTAGGTATCATCACCAAAAATGAATTGATATTACGAGACATTGACTTGTTAAGTGAGTTAGCACAACTCAGTTTAGTACATACTGTAATTAGCATTACCACTACTGATGAAGTTTTAAGACGAAAACTAGAACCAAGAACTTCTACATATAAAAACAGATTGTATGCAGTAGAGCAGTTGGCAAAAAATAATATTCCAGTAATGGTCAATATTGCACCAATTATTCCAGGATTAAACGATGTAGATATATTAAAAATAGCCAAAGATGTTGCCAATGCAGGAGCATTAAACATTAACCATAATATTTTAAGATTGCCAGAAGAAGTAGAGCCAGTATTTTACGATTGGCTACAAAAAAACTGTCCAGATAGAGTAGATAAAGTTTGGAACAAAGTAAAAGCAGTTCATGGTGGACAAATTGCCGATACTAAATCTGGTAGAAGAATGCGTGGCGAAGGTATTTTTGCAGATTCTATAAAACAACAAATGTTAATTGCTAAGAAACAATATTTTACTAATAGAACAATTCCTAAACTAAGAACCGATTTATTCTTAAACGATTTCAACAGACAACAGTCTTTGTTTTAA
- a CDS encoding pyridoxal phosphate-dependent aminotransferase, translating into MLANSKTLDRISESATIKMSELSRQLKAKGIDVISLSLGQPDFPAPKHIKDAAKKALDDNWDGYSPIAGYLDLREAICAKLKRDNNLEYTPANIVVSTGAKQSLANIFTAFLDEGDEVVIPTPYWVTYPEQVKMCNATPVYIETTVDSDFKMTAAQLEAAITPKTKFLVYSSPSNPTGSVYTLEELEAFAKVLEKYPNVYIISDEIYEYINYNGAHASIAQIPSMKDRTVIVNGMAKGYAMPGWRIGYIAAPTFIAKACDKLQGQTTSGTNSLAQRATIEALLGDQNPTQVMKVAFEKRRDLVLNMLKEIPNVKCNVPAGAFYVFPDMSAYFGKSYNGEVIKDADDLALFLLDVAHVAAVSGNGFGTPECVRFSYAASEEQLTTAFTRIKEALAKLV; encoded by the coding sequence ATGTTAGCTAACTCAAAAACATTAGATAGAATTTCAGAATCTGCTACAATTAAAATGTCAGAATTAAGTAGACAGTTAAAAGCAAAAGGCATTGATGTTATCAGCTTAAGTTTAGGACAACCAGATTTTCCTGCACCAAAACACATTAAAGATGCAGCCAAAAAAGCACTAGACGATAATTGGGATGGCTACTCTCCTATTGCTGGATATTTAGATTTGAGAGAAGCTATTTGTGCTAAGTTAAAAAGAGACAATAATTTAGAGTATACGCCTGCTAATATTGTAGTATCTACAGGAGCAAAACAATCTTTAGCTAATATTTTTACTGCATTTTTAGATGAAGGTGACGAAGTAGTTATTCCTACACCATATTGGGTAACTTATCCAGAACAAGTAAAAATGTGTAATGCTACACCAGTGTATATTGAAACTACTGTTGACAGTGATTTTAAAATGACTGCAGCTCAACTAGAAGCTGCAATAACACCAAAGACAAAATTCTTAGTGTATTCATCACCATCAAATCCAACTGGTTCTGTTTATACACTAGAAGAACTAGAGGCATTTGCTAAAGTATTAGAAAAATATCCTAATGTATATATTATTTCTGATGAAATATATGAATACATTAATTATAATGGAGCACATGCAAGTATAGCACAAATTCCGTCTATGAAAGATAGAACTGTTATAGTGAACGGAATGGCAAAAGGTTATGCAATGCCTGGTTGGAGAATTGGCTATATTGCTGCACCAACATTTATTGCTAAAGCTTGTGATAAATTGCAAGGACAAACAACTTCTGGCACTAACTCTTTAGCACAAAGAGCAACTATAGAAGCTTTATTAGGCGACCAAAATCCTACGCAAGTAATGAAAGTTGCTTTTGAAAAAAGAAGAGATTTAGTATTAAATATGCTAAAAGAAATTCCGAATGTAAAATGCAATGTTCCTGCTGGTGCTTTTTATGTTTTTCCTGATATGAGTGCTTATTTTGGAAAATCATACAATGGCGAAGTGATTAAAGATGCAGACGATTTAGCTTTATTTTTATTAGATGTAGCACATGTTGCAGCAGTTAGTGGTAATGGATTTGGCACACCAGAATGTGTTCGATTTTCTTATGCTGCTAGCGAAGAACAATTAACTACTGCTTTTACTAGAATCAAAGAAGCACTAGCTAAATTGGTGTAG